The following are from one region of the Syngnathus acus chromosome 10, fSynAcu1.2, whole genome shotgun sequence genome:
- the LOC119129375 gene encoding C-type lectin domain family 4 member F-like, with product MDSMELDECGYLTKNLTMQGLVTEVNFQQRQKSSRCITVCLGLLCAVLLAGNIGQFINYEVLPGFSTESQTKSNHQTQETDHHLYKNSSPTDRAHVYTNTLEVMLKNLTTDKDQLQTNYDSLVSDRDHLLGSKMVLTDERDELRANFQSVKQEHDKLQTNYSLLNRENAVLHTLNSALRTDKDQLWASYRSLVQQKDQLQTSYNSLVKEQEGFRTTVAAERAELKSHLNKLEKEKDQLQTTYESLVKEKDELQTGYNFLMTERELLLTYKTNVTAERDDFKSRFENLKNEKDQLQRSQSSLRKDKDLLQVSYDSLVQEKDHLQASKTTLSAERDLLGSRLDSLKNEKDQLQRNYSSVRSQKDQLRAGYESLLKEKELLQTSYNSLGKEKQILLTNKTTLATERDQCMSRFNDLKSEKDQLLRSFSSLGSEKDQLQNRYASLAHEKQILMTNKTRVAAERDVVKSLYNDIKNDRDHLQRNYTLLEADRDLLERNYTVLRISSRMCQITNSLLQRQKTHGDCKTVRVENEQLRINQSSLETQKYALQKTVDKMTTKMSTMLCGVGWKKFASSCYFLSTLSKSWAEGRQDCINRGGDLVVINNREEQVFLNGLLGHGLHAWIGLSDHIKEGTWIWVDGTHLTIAFWQNGQPNNFRNQDCGEFQGKSFLSFGVWNDDNCSLNQRWICEN from the exons ATGGATTCTATGGAACTTGATGAATGCGGCTATTTAACAAAGAACTTAACGATGCAGGGGCTCGTCACTGAAG TGAACTttcaacaaagacaaaagtcaTCCAGATGCATCACTGTGTGTCTTGGTTTGCTGTGCGCTGTCCTACTGGCCGGTAACATTGGGCAATTTATCAACT ATGAGGTATTGCCTGGTTTTTCAACAGAGAGCCAAACTAAATCCAACCACCAGACTCAAGAGACAGATCACCATCTCTACAAGAATAGCTCTCCCACTGACAGAGCCCATGTCTATACAAACACGCTTGAGGTGATGTTGAAAAACCTGACAACAGACAAAGACCAGTTGCAGACCAACTACGATTCTTTGGTATCAGACAGAGATCACCTTCTCGGCAGCAAAATGGTTTTGACTGACGAAAGAGATGAGTTGAGGGCCAATTTCCAGAGTGTGAAGCAGGAGCATGATAAGTTGCAGACCAATTACAGTCTCCTAAATAGAGAGAATGCTGTGTTACATACCCTAAATAGTGCTCTGAGGACAGACAAAGACCAGTTATGGGCTAGTTATAGATCCCTCGTTCAGCAGAAAGACCAGTTACAAACCAGCTACAATTCCCTTGTTAAAGAGCAGGAAGGTTTTCGAACTACTGTGGCTGCTGAAAGGGCTGAGTTGAAGTCCCACCTCAACAAACTAGAAAAGGAGAAAGACCAGTTACAGACCACTTATGAGTCTCTTGTTAAAGAGAAAGATGAGTTACAGACCGGTTACAACTTCCTCATGACAGAGAGAGAGCTTCTGCTCActtataaaacaaatgtgactgCAGAAAGAGATGACTTCAAATCCCGCtttgaaaatttaaaaaatgagaaagACCAGTTGCAACGCAGTCAGTCTTCACTGAGGAAGGACAAAGACCTGTTACAGGTCAGTTATGACTCTCTGGTTCAAGAGAAAGATCACCTTCAGGCGAGTAAAACCACCTTGTCCGCTGAAAGAGATCTGCTGGGGTCTCGCTTGGACAGTCTGAAAAATGAGAAAGATCAGTTACAACGCAATTACTCTTCAGTGAGAAGCCAGAAAGACCAGTTACGGGCCGGTTATGAATCCCTCCTAAAAGAAAAGGAGCTGTTACAAACCAGCTACAATTCACTCGGTAAAGAGAAACAGATCCTACTGACAAATAAAACCACATTGGCAACTGAAAGAGATCAGTGCATGTCCCGCTTTAATGATCTGAAAAGCGAGAAAGATCAGCTACTACGCAGTTTCTCCTCATTGGGAAGCGAGAAAGATCAGTTACAGAACCGTTACGCATCCCTGGCTCACGAGAAACAGATACTAATGACCAATAAGACCAGAGTGGCTGCTGAGAGAGATGTGGTAAAGTCCCTCTACAACgatattaaaaatgacagaGACCATTTACAGAGAAATTATACTTTGCTGGAGGCTGACAGGGACCTACTGGAAAGAAATTACACAGTGCTGAGGATAAGTAGTAGGATGTGTCAGATCACGAACAGTCtgctgcaaagacaaaaaactcACGGTGACTGCAAGACTGTACGTGTTGAAAACGAGCAGCTCCGCATAAATCAAAGCAGCCTGGAGACACAAAAGTACGCGCTTCAGAAGACAGTGGACAAGATGACCACCAAGATGAGCA CCATGCTCTGTGGGGTCGGTTGGAAGAAGTTTGCCAGCAGCTGTTACTTTTTGTCAACCTTGAGTAAGAGCTGGGCTGAAGGCAGACAGGACTGCATCAACAGAGGAGGCGATTTGGTTGTCATCAACAACAGAGAGGAACAG GTATTCCTTAATGGTTTATTGGGGCATGGCCTGCACGCATGGATTGGTCTGAGTGATCATATCAAGGAGGGAACGTGGATTTGGGTGGATGGGACCCACCTCACTATAGC ATTCTGGCAGAATGGGCAGCCTAACAACTTCCGGAACCAGGACTGTGGTGAATTCCAGGGCAAATCATTTCTATCATTTGGAGTCTGGAACGATGACAACTGTTCCCTTAATCAACGATGGATTTGTGAGAACTGA